The following are encoded in a window of Vicia villosa cultivar HV-30 ecotype Madison, WI unplaced genomic scaffold, Vvil1.0 ctg.001344F_1_1, whole genome shotgun sequence genomic DNA:
- the LOC131634758 gene encoding long-chain-alcohol oxidase FAO1-like: MENGIDFHPLLRGGRRREKYRNPLSSAEMESLASICETVLPPLDSEFLNKKGIQPTNKNMKFFWKASGSDFSIPHEVSEMLVERALPEAFIIVRVILWMLSTRFGTFLLCGFLCHTKKWPFINTFSNISLQNREMVLQKWFKHRFFTPVRLAFLYIKILCAIVFFSQCDENGENLAWEAIGYHVDNDENTTNIHKERPLEKGIVEAINEDNASLPQSLSNKGLEIEIDAKNNILKVKCDVVIVGSGCGGGVAAAVLASSGLKVLVLEKGNYFTPRDYSSLEGPSMNELYELGGTFPTWGGNVAILAGSTVGGGSAINWSASIKTPDYVLKDWSENHNLPLFSSHEYFSAMEMVCKRIGVTDTCLEEGLQNQVLRKGCNKLGLQVDYVPRNSSEHHYCGSCNYGCRKGDKQGTDVTWLVDAVEHGAVILTRCKAEKLILVNNKEGHVRRKKCLGVMANVLTENITWRIQVEAKATISSCGAISTPPLMISSGLKNKNIGRNLHLHPVLLTWGYFPESVSDLKGKSYEGGIITSVHKVLSKEDSKVKAIIETPALGPGNFSTLFPWESGFDFKERMLRYSRTVHLITIIQDKGCGEVRTEGRIKYELDKEFDKENMKQGLQQALRILIAAGAVEVGTHRNGERIVCSGSNDKELKNFVESIYATGGPMSFEESWSMYASAHQMGSCRMGMTEKDGAVDENGQSWEAEGLFVCDASLFPTAIGVNPMITIQSIAYCVAKRIVEILKMR, encoded by the exons ATGGAGAATGGCATAGATTTTCATCCTTTATTGAGAGGTGGAAGAAGGAGAGAAAAATATAGAAATCCTCTATCTTCAGCTGAGATGGAATCACTTGCAAGTATATGTGAAACTGTGTTGCCTCCTCTTGATTctgaatttttgaataaaaagggAATTCAACCAACAAACAAGAATATGAAATTCTTCTGGAAAGCTTCTGGTTCTGATTTCTCAATCCCTCATGAG GTTTCAGAGATGCTAGTTGAAAGAGCACTGCCAGAAGCATTTATAATCGTTAGAGTGATTCTATGGATGCTATCAACAAGGTTTGGCACTTTCTTACTGTGTGGATTTCTCTGTCATACTAAGAAATGGCCATTCATCAACACTTTCTCAAATATTTCTCTGCAAAATCGAGaaatggttcttcaaaaatgGTTCAAGCATCGCTTCTTCACACCTGTTAGACTTGCATTTCTTTACATCAAAATCCTTTGTGCCATTGTTTTCTTCTCTCAG TGTGATGAGAATGGTGAGAACCTTGCATGGGAAGCTATCGGTTACCATGTTGACAATGATGAGAACACAACCAATATTCACAAAGAGAGACCACTTGAAAAGGGTATAGTGGAAGCGATAAACGAAGATAATGCGAGTCTGCCACAATCTCTTTCTAATAAAGGTCTTGAAATTGAAATAGATGCTAAAAACAACATCCTTAAAGTGAAATGTGATGTGGTAATCGTCGGTTCCGGTTGCGGCGGAGGAGTTGCAGCTGCTGTTCTTGCAAGTTCAGGCCTTAAGGTACTTGTTCTTGAGAAGGGTAACTATTTCACTCCAAGGGATTATTCTTCTCTAGAAGGTCCTTCTATGAATGAGCTTTATGAATTAGGAGGAACTTTTCCAACTTGGGGCGGAAACGTAGCGATTCTAGCCGGTTCGACCGTTGGTGGAGGCTCTGCTATTAATTGGTCTGCATCTATTAAAACACCAGATTATGTTCTCAAAGATTGGTCAGAGAATCATAATCTACCACTCTTTTCAAGCCATGAGTACTTTTCTGCTATGGAGATGGTGTGTAAAAGGATCGGCGTAACCGATACTTGTCTCGAGGAAGGACTACAGAATCAAGTTCTCCGAAAAGGTTGTAACAAACTTGGTCTTCAAGTTGATTATGTGCCGAGAAACTCGTCAGAACATCATTACTGTGGATCATGTAACTATGGCTGTAGAAAAGGAGATAAACAAGGGACTGATGTTACATGGCTCGTCGATGCCGTGGAACATGGTGCGGTAATACTAACAAGATGCAAAGCTGAAAAGTTAATTTTGGTGAATAACAAAGAAGGACATGTGAGAAGAAAGAAATGCTTGGGAGTTATGGCAAATGTTTTGACAGAAAATATCACATGGAGAATTCAAGTTGAGGCAAAAGCAACAATTTCGTCATGCGGAGCGATTTCCACGCCACCCTTAATGATATCGAGTGGGCTAAAGAATAAGAACATCGGCCGAAACCTTCACCTTCATCCGGTGCTATTGACGTGGGGATATTTTCCCGAATCAGTGTCTGATCTCAAGGGGAAAAGCTATGAGGGAGGAATAATAACTTCTGTACACAAAGTGTTATCGAAAGAAGACTCCAAGGTAAAAGCTATAATTGAAACTCCGGCACTAGGACCGGGAAATTTTTCTACCTTGTTTCCTTGGGAATCCGGATTCGACTTTAAAGAAAGAATGCTAAGATATTCGAGAACCGTTCATTTGATCACAATCATTCAAGACAAAGGTTGTGGAGAAGTTAGGACCGAGGGTAGGATAAAGTACGAGCTAGACAAAGAATTCGACAAAGAGAACATGAAGCAAGGACTGCAGCAGGCGTTAAGGATTCTAATCGCGGCCGGAGCGGTTGAAGTAGGTACTCACAGAAACGGAGAGAGAATTGTTTGTAGTGGAAGTAATGATAAAGAATTGAAAAATTTTGTGGAATCGATATACGCGACAGGAGGGCCAATGTCATTTGAAGAAAGTTGGAGTATGTATGCATCTGCTCACCAGATGGGGAGTTGTAGGATGGGAATGACTGAAAAGGATGGTGCGGTTGATGAAAATGGACAAAGCTGGGAAGCTGAAGGACTATTTGTGTGTGATGCAAGTTTGTTTCCAACTGCAATTGGTGTGAATCCTATGATAACTATTCAGTCTATTGCTTATTGTGTTGCCAAGAGAATTGTAGAAATTTTGAAAATGAGATAG
- the LOC131634757 gene encoding receptor-like cytosolic serine/threonine-protein kinase RBK2, giving the protein MANNKVDAHELWKKTLENALNPKPQTLGTLLGCSASAQDLRNMDLEKDKEDEASPRGVLEACVRGFEDGASPESETSCSDSRARSHWGKFFKLWKKKSVKHLPSIPPLPINVPKLPKWKSKSSRESYVKSNICKFRSSWVTFSLSDLRSATNDFSQENLIGRGGFSEVYKGSLQNGRLIAVKKMTTGSTDEKTAGFLSELGIIAHVDHPNTAKLVGCCIEGEMHIVFELSTLGSLGSVLHGSGSNKAKLDWSKRYKVALGIADGLLYLHENCERRIIHRDIKAENILLTENFEPQICDFGLAKWLPEQLTHHNVSTFEGTFGYFAPEYCMHGVVDEKTDVYSFGVLLLEIITGRKAVVHMQSLVTWAKPLLDANNIKDVVDPSLGDNYDKGQIGCVGLTASMCVEQSPILRPRMNQVVTLLRGQDSVLNAKANNTRRTIQRTYSEELLDVQEYNSTKYLSDLNRHKQIALGFEC; this is encoded by the exons ATGGCGAATAATAAGGTTGATGCTCACGAACTATG GAAAAAAACCCTCGAAAATGCGTTAAATCCTAAGCCACAGACACTTGGAACTCTCCTTGGTTGTTCTGCTTCTGCTCAAG actTGAGAAATATGGAccttgagaaagataaagaagACGAGGCGTCTCCAAGAGGGGTGTTAGAGGCCTGTGTTAGAGGCTTTGAGGATGGTGCGTCGCCTGAATCAGAAACGAGTTGTTCGGATTCGAGGGCAAGGTCGCATTGGGGAAAGTTTTTTAAATTGTGGAAGAAAAAATCAGTTAAACACCTACCTTCTATCCCTCCTTTACCTATAAATGTGCCAAAGTTACCAAAGTGGAAAAGCAAAAGCTCTAGGGAAAGTTATGTTAAGAGTAACATATGCAAATTCAGGTCTTCTTGGGTGACTTTCAGCCTCTCTGACCTCAGAAGTGCCACCAATGATTTCAGCCAAG aaaatttgattggaagAGGTGGTTTTTCTGAGGTTTACAAGGGATCTCTACAAAACGGAAGACTAATAGCGGTGAAGAAAATGACTACAGGCAGCACAGATGAGAAGACAGCTGGCTTTCTATCTGAGTTAGGAATTATTGCTCATGTTGATCATCCTAATACTGCAAAGCTTGTTGGATGTTGCATAGAGGGAGAAATGCACATTGTCTTTGAATTGTCTACACTAGGAAGTTTAGGATCCGTTCTTCATGGTTCTG GTTCGAATAAAGCTAAATTAGATTGGAGTAAAAGGTATAAAGTTGCTCTTGGAATAGCGGACGGTCTTCTCTATCTGCATGAGAATTGCGAaaggcggataattcatagagatATTAAGGCAGAGAATATTTTGCTCACAGAGAATTTTGAGCCACAG ATTTGTGATTTTGGGCTTGCAAAGTGGTTACCAGAGCAATTGACTCACCATAATGTATCCACATTTGAAGGCACATTTGG GTATTTTGCACCTGAATATTGCATGCATGGCGTAGTGGATGAGAAAACTGATGTATATTCTTTTGGTGTTCTACTTTTGGAGATCATAACGGGGCGTAAGGCAGTGGTTCATATGCAGAGTCTTGTGACATGGGCAAAACCTTTGCTTGATGCTAATAACATCAAGGACGTCGTTGATCCTTCACTTGGAGATAACTACGATAAAGGACAAATAGGATGCGTCGGTTTGACTGCATCAATGTGTGTTGAACAATCTCCTATCTTACGCCCTCGCATGAATCAG GTTGTAACATTGCTTAGAGGGCAAGACTCAGTCCTAAATGCAAAAGCAAACAACACAAGAAGGACTATCCAAAGAACATATTCAGAAGAGTTACTTGATGTACAAGAATACAACTCTACGAAATATCTAAGCGATCTCAATAGGCATAAGCAAATTGCATTGGGTTTTGAGTGTTAA
- the LOC131634759 gene encoding protein FANTASTIC FOUR 3-like, with amino-acid sequence MIFSLYFQIILSFSLSFLFHLFNFKKHFHSFFTTTTNNNNHKCPNPNSTYPVSSKSKLLISLPPHSMIHDNMEPSMVCTEGIGFESMQLVDDYDYSIIDENNEGDEYYWKTTRVVEEEEEEEEEEEEGVNGNNKFPPPLSTLGSNGLPNYILLPVRMNGRLQLNKKKVKRPKTVYADREDGRLRLFLVTDECYIEDDEVEQEEEEMVEESRYEYEEDDRVREWNNNEKYRKRYHCHHQLVDNIHGSHGNLLMYGVGIV; translated from the coding sequence ATGATTTTCTCTTTGTATTttcagatcattctctccttttctctctcttttctttttcatctttttaacTTCAAGAAACACTTTCACTCTTTcttcaccaccaccaccaacaataataatcataaatgCCCCAACCCTAACTCTACCTATCCAGTTTCATCTAAATCAAAGCTTTTGATCTCTCTTCCACCGCATTCAATGATCCATGATAATATGGAGCCGTCGATGGTTTGTACAGAGGGTATTGGATTTGAAAGCATGCAGTTGGTAGATGATTATGATTATTCGATAATAGATGAAAATAATGAAGGTGATGAATATTATTGGAAGACTACTAGGgttgtagaagaagaagaagaagaagaagaagaagaagaagaaggtgtaAATGGTAATAATAAGTTTCCGCCGCCGCTTTCAACGTTAGGCAGTAACGGTCTACCAAATTATATTCTGTTACCGGTGAGGATGAACGGAAGATTACAACTCAACAAAAAGAAAGTAAAAAGACCTAAAACTGTTTATGCGGATAGAGAAGATGGGCGGTTGAGATTGTTTCTTGTTACAGATGAATGTTATATAGAAGATGATGAAGTGGAACAAGAGGAAGAGGAAATGGTTGAAGAGAGTAGGTATGAATATGAGGAAGATGATAGGGTTAGAGAGTGGAATAATAATGAAAAGTATAGAAAGAGGTATCACTGTCACCACCAATTGGTGGATAATATTCATGGAAGTCATGGCAATCTACTCATGTATGGAGTTGGTATTGTATGA